Genomic DNA from Bryobacter aggregatus MPL3:
CGAGATTTGCGTAGCCAAGGCCAAGCGGGCGATAGTCGTGCGAGTTCTTGCCGATCTTGTCGGTCGGGTAGCTTGCATTGTCGACCAGGATCTCCTGGGCCAGAATGCAAGTGTCGACAGCGTGGCGGAAAGCCTCGACGTCAAAACGGCCATCGGGACCAAGAAACTTCATCAGGTTCAACGAGGCGAGGTTGCAAGCCGAGTCGTCGAGGAACATGTACTCGCTGCAAGGGTTCGATGCGTTGATGCGTGCCGTGTTCTTCGAGGTGTGCCACTTGTTGATTGTCGTGTCAAACTGCATGCCCGGGTCGCCGCACTTCCAGGTGGCTTCGGCAATCTGGCGCAGCAGGTCCTTGGCCATGTAACGCTTGACCGGCGCACCAGTGACGCGGCTCTTGGTCCAATATTCGCCGTTGCGTTCGCTCGCGTCCATGAACTCGTCGTCCGCACGCACGCTGTTGTTCGCGTTCTGGAAGAAGATGCTCGTATAGGCTTCTCCGTCGATGCCCGCGTCATAGCCGGCGTCGATCAAAGTATGAGCCTTCTTCTCTTCCTTTGCCTTGCACCAGATGAACTCTTCGACGTCCGGATGGTCTGTGTTGAGAATCACCATCTTCGCGGCGCGGCGGGTCTTACCGCCACTCTTGATGACGCCCGCAAACGCATCGAAACCACGCATGAAGCTCAGCGGCCCCGAAGCGCGTCCGCCACCCGACAGAATTGCGTTCTCTTCCCGCAGGCTGGACAAATTGGAACCCGTCCCCGAACCCCACTTGAACAACATGCCCTCGGTCTTGGCCAGATCGAGAATCGATTCGAGCGAATCACCCGCGCTATTGATGAAGCAAGCCGAACACTGCGGCCGGTGCTCCCCTGTCGACAGCTTCCGAATCTGCTGCGTCGATTCATCCCACACCCAACCGTAGCCACGCTGCTCTTTGACCCCAACGTTGAACCAGACCGGCGAGTTGAAACACGCCTTCTGCGTCAGCATCAGATGCGCGAGTTCCTGCCGGAAATTCTCTGCATCCGTTGCCGTCTTAAAGTAGCTGTCCTTGATGCCCCAATCGGCAATCGTGTCCACCACTCGATGCACGAGCTGGCTCACACTGGTTTCGCGCTCCGGCGAACCCAGCTTCCCATGAAAATACTTGCTCGCCACAATGTTGGTGGCGGTTTGCGACCAATCGGAGGGAACCTCCACATCACGCTGTTCAAACACGACGGCACCCGTCGAGTTCCCGATCGTGGCAGTACGCTTCTCCCACATGACGTCGTCATATGGGGTCTTTCCGGCATCCAGTTTGGCAGTGAAATAGCGCGGGAAATTCACCCCAGTCCGTGCGGACCTGGGGAGAGAGCGCTTAGCCTTTGGAATTTTCGCTCCGAGAGCGACGGCAAGTTGACCCATAATACTAAAACCTCATTTAATTCTACTAAAAATCGGGTGCGCCGAGAAGGGACAGTAAGCAAACGGGCTAGGCTTGCGATTTCCGGGTGCGTAGCGATGATGACACAAGATATTGTGTGACATCAAGAGAAATATCTATATACGGTGCAACGACTTGCGGATTTCGCAGACTTCATCCACATTTCCCCTCTTTTTTTGCACTTCTTTTCCACGTCCTAAGCCTCTCGAAACATAGGAGCTTACCTCAGGTGATCGGTAGAAATCGAAGCGAACCAAGAATCCGTGTGAGAAACCATTTTTTGCGAAAAACAGGCCTCAGCGTTACACTCTGTAGAACCCATGCGCCCCCTCGCCCTCGCTCTCGCTTTCTCGATCCTCTCGGCACAAGAAACTCCTCTTCCGGCAACACCTGTATCTGCACGGGACCAAGCACGGTCGATGATCGTTTCAAAATATGGGATCGTAGCCGCACCGCAATACCTTGCCTCTCAGGCTGGCGCAAAAATCCTCGAAGCCGGCGGCAATGCGGTGGATGCCGCGATTGCTGCCAATGCGATGACGGGCCTGACCCAACCTTATGTGAATGGGATCGGTGGCGACCTGTTTGCCATCTACTACGAAGCCAAATCAGGCAAACTCTACGGCCTGAATTCAAGTGGATGGACCCCGAAGGCGCTGACCACGGAATATCTGAAATCGAAAGGGATCGACAAAATCGATCCAATTGGCGTCCACGCCATTACCGTACCCGGAGCCGTCGCGGGCTGGGATGCCTTACGCAAGCGTTTCGGCACAATGCCCTTCTCGAGGTTGCTCGCCCCTGCTATCTATTATGCCGAGAATGGATTCTCAATGCCAGAGTGGGGAGCCAAAAGCTGGATCAGCGACAAACTCCTGAAGCAACCCGGCTACACGGCCACCTATCAGCCCGGAGGCGTCACGCCTGAACTGGGCGACACCTTCAAGAACCCGTCCCTCGGAGAAAGCTTCCGCCAGATCGCGGCAAAGGGCCGGGACGCCTATTACAAGGGCAGCATGACCGAGAACATGGTGAAGTTCCTCCAGGCTCAGGGCGGCACGCACACGAAGGAAGACTTTGCGGAGTATGAGCCGGAATGGGTGGACCCCATCTCCACCACCTACCGCGGCTGGAAGATCTACGAACTGCCGCCCAACGGACAGGGGGTCGCCGCTCTCTCGATGCTGAATATCATGGAGAGCTTCCCCATCGGGGACTACGGCCCCAATTCCACGGCAGCTCTCCACGTCATGATCGAAGCAAAAAAGCTTGCCTATGCCGACATGGCCCACTACGTCGGCGACCCTCGCTTCACTGCCGTGCCCGTCGCGGCCATGCTGTCCAAAGAGCTGGCGGCCAAGCGTGCCCAGCAGATCCAGATGGACAAGGCCAGTTGCAAGGTGTTGCCAAGTGAGATTAGCCAAAGCCTCAACGCCAAAGGCAGGGAGACCATCTATCTGTCCGTCGTCGACAAGGATGGCAATATTGTCTCGCTGATCCAGAGCAACTACGCCGGCTATGGGACCGGCATGGTCGCCCCGGGAGCGGGCTTCTCCTTCCACAATCGTGGCGCGGGTTTCGAGCTCAGCCCCGACAAGCCAAATACGCTCATGGGCCGCAAGCGCCCCTTGCACACCATCATCCCGGCCTTCATGCAGAAGGATGACATCACGATCGGCTTCGGCATCATGGGCGGCTGGAACCAGTCGCAGGCCCACGCGCAGTTTGTCGCCAATATCGTCGACTTCAAGATGAATGTGCAGATGGCGCTTGAAAGCGCCCGCTTCACGAAGCTGACATTTGAGGGCTGCGATGTCCAGATGGAAACCCGCATTCCTGAATCGGTTCGCCTGGATCTCCAGAAGCGCGGCCACCTCATTACGCCGCTGCCTGGCTTTTCGAGCACGGTCGGCAATGGCGAGGCGGTTCTGCACGACAAGAAGCGCGGTGTGAACTTTGCCGGCGCCGACCCGCGCACCGATTCCGCCGCAGTCGCGCAGTTGCCGGCGATCCCCTAAGACATTCGCGTTTGAGACGCTGAAGCGATACCAGACTGACGGAAGCGCATCATCCACCAAGAGCGAACGACTTGGCCGATGATGCCACACGACCTACCTTAGAAGTCGTTTCCGAACAGACCCAGATCTGGGCAACAGAATCGGACGCAAGTCGGCATTCTGACAGAGAAGGACTCATGGCTTCAACCTCCTCACTGCTTGGTGTGGCTCACAAAGATCATGAATGTCTTCGCCCCGCTTGCGCGTCTCAAAAGCCCACGACAACCCTAAGGCTGCGTGATGCTCAGCCGGCGATTCGGATAGTCGATGGTCAGCACCGCATCCTGAAACGCGTTCGCTCCCAGCACGCCATCGACGGTTGCTCCGGCCGCCGCGCTCATCGCGTCGAAGAAATCGCCGGTAGCAAAGGTGAAATCCGCAAAGCGGCGGCCGGCAATGTCGAAGTTCTGCACCTTGGTCATGTAGCCCGCTGAAGAGCCGGAAGCGCCCATCACCGGAACCGGAATTCCGTGCGGCAACATCAGCCGTTGCGCGAGGGTTTGCGAAAGCACAGAGTTCGACGCTCCGGTATCGACAGCAAATCGATAAGGGCCTTGGCCATTGATGCGCCCCTCGATGATCGCAAGCGGCTTTCTGCTGCCCAGCGTAAAGGAGGTGCCCTTGGTGAGGGCGTTGCTCGACAGAAGCACCACCTTCGAGCGGTAGTTCAGCACGAGCGTATAGTCCTTGAGAAAGAGATAGCCGAGATTGGCTGACAGTGGCTGCTCAATCGCTTCGGCAATCGGCCGCAGCGCGTCGGTGACACCAATATCCATGGCCGGGAGCGTTTGCCCACCGAGCCGCATCGATTGGATGCGCGCCTTATAGATACGAGGCCCACTGTTGGGCCCGATGCCGAAGGTATTCGCCACCCGGTCTTCTTCGCGATAGGCGATGCCCAGTTGCTTGGCTTGCACATCGGAGAGCAGCAGCGGAGAGACGCCTTGGCCAGTATCGAGGACAGCAATCATCGGCCGTCCTTCGTTCACTCCCACCTCGATCAGCACCAGCGGAATCTCCGGGGAGGCAAAGCGGAAGGGAAACTCAATCGTCAAGAGCAATGCCAGAAGCAGCATCTCTTGAGCTTACTTCCTCCGCGCCAGTTGGAGTGCTTTCATTCGTTTGTGGAGGTTGGTCCGTTCGAGGCCCAGTGCCCGGGCAGCCTGCGAAACATTCCAGCCACTGTCGTCGAGAGCCTTGAGCAACGCTTCCCGCTCAGCGCCTTCGCGCGCCTCGTGCAAAGAATTGCGGCTGATCCCGGCAATCTCAATCTCCACCGGAACTGACTCCTCATCGATCGCATCGCCCGGCGTCAGAATCGCCATTCGCTCAACAATGTTGCGGAGTTCGCGGGCATTGCCGGGCCAGTGATAATTCGCCAGCGCCTCGAGCGCCGCCGGAGAGATTGTCTTCGGCTTAAACGCATTGCGGCGGCAGAACTCATCGAGAAAGTATTCGACCATCGCCGGAATGTCGTTCACTCGCTCGCGCAAGCTGGGCATCCGGATCGGCACCACCGCGAGGCGATAGTAGAGGTCTTCGCGAAACTGCTGCTTCTGGGCCAGCGCCTGCAGGTCCTTATTGGTCGCACTGACCACGCGCACCTGTACCTTGATCGATTGCTCTCCGCCTACCCGGTGGAACTCGCCTTCCTGCAAAACGCGCAAGAGCTTTGCCTGGCTGGCGCTGGCCAGGTCGCCCACCTCATCGAGAAAGAGAGTGCCGCCATCGGCCAGCTCAAACTTCCCCCGCCGCATGGCCGTCGCGCCGGTGAAGGCACCCTTCTCATGACCGAAGAGTTCGCTCTCGATCAACTCATTTGGAATCGCCGCGCAGTTTACCTTGACGAAAGGCCCGGAAGCAAAGGGGCTCGACTGGTGGATGTGCGCAGCCAGCAGTTCCTTACCCGTCCCCGATTCGCCAATCAACAAGACACGAGCATCGGCGCGGGCCGCGAGCGTTGCCTGCTCCACCACGCGTTGGAAGGCCGGCGAGTTGCCAATCATCCGGGGGCCGGTGCCCAGTTGCTCGCGGAGCTGGATGTTCTCTTTCTTCAGTTCGGTGCGCTCAAAGGCATGGCGGATTGCGAGCAAAACCCGCTCGCGCGACAGCGGCTTCTCGAGAAAATCAAAGGCCCCGGCACGCACCGCATCGACCGCATCGGCAATGGTCGCGTGGCCCGAGATCATCAACACCGGCGCCTCCGGCTGTTGCCCGATGACCTGGCGCAGAATGTCGATGCCGCTGCCATCGGGCAGGCGCACATCGAGCATGTAGAGGTCGGCTCGAGGCGATTGCTGGAAAGCCGCCGTCGAGTTTGCCGTCAATACCGAATAGCCTTCGCGCTCCAGAATCAGGCGAAGGGAGCGGCCAATATTTTCTTCGTCATCGACGATAAGGATTCGTTTTGCCATATCTGCAAGCGGAACGCTGCCCCTCCTAGGGAACTTTTTACGAACTCAAGATCTCCACCCATCAACACCGCGCTGCGCTTGGCAATCGAAAGGCCCAGGCCCATTCCCGTACGTTTGAAGGAGATGGTGGGCTGGAAGAGACTCTCCCGGGCCAGCAGGCTCAAGCCCGGCCCGGAGTCTTCAATCGTGATTGCCACGCCGCCGGCCAGCGTTTCCGTACTCACCCGGATCACGCCGCCACGGCCCACCGCATCGGCTGCGTTTTCCAGCAGATTCGTCAGGATGCCCTTCAGCAGGTCCGGGTCGGCCACGGCTTCCCCGCCCTCGAATTGAGTTCGATAGATCACTTCCGGGTGTGCGGTTTTGAGGAAAGCCACCCGCTCTTCCACCAAGGCGTCAACATCCAGGGAAACCAGCATCAGCGGCGGCTCGCTCGAGAAGTCGCCAAAGGCGCGCACGCGGCGCTCGAGCGTCTGCACTTCATCGGTGACAATCTGCGAAGCCTGTTCGAGAAAGGGCCGCTCGTCGGGATGGCTACGCGCCACCATCTCTTCGACCGTCAGGCGGATTGGCGTCAGCGAGTTCTTCACTTCGTGGGCCATCTTGCGGGCCAGCATCTGCCAGGATTCGAGGCGGGTGAAGTACAGCAACTTCTCGCGGCTGCGCTCGATTTGCTCCGACATGTCATTGAAGCTGGTGATTGCCTCAGCCACCTCGTCGCGTCCCGATACCGCAAGCGTGTTGCGCTTGCCTGCGGCAAATTCCCGCAAGGCACGGGTGAGGTTCTGAATAGGTTGGGTCACCCGGGCGGTGAAGTAAAGCATCGCCAGCAGTGCGACCACCCAGATGCCACCCGCCACAGAGGCGAGGGTAAGGAAGAAGCCGCGCTTCCAGTTTCGATCCTGATGGGAGGCGATCAGTTCCCTGCTGCGCGCCAGATCCAATTGCAACTGCGACAGGCGAACGCTGCCAAGCCTGAGGCGATAGGCTCCTTCCGGCCGCAGCAACACAATGTCGGCCCCATCGAGGAAAACGCGTTCTGCCTCGCCTTCTTCAAGCCGGATGCTGGGCATCGGCTGCGCTTCAATCTCATGATGCTTCGCCTTCTCGCGCAGCAGTTCGCGAGCGGTCTGGTAGAGCAACTTGCCGGACGCTTCTAACTGCGTGGTGGATTCTTCCAGTTCGGTGATTGGCGCGAGGTCGAGCGATTGGTTCAAGAGCCGCAGCGAGACATAGAGCGTGGCCCCCATGGGCGCTAAGGTAGCGAGGAGGAAGAGCAGAAGCAGTTTGTCGCGCAGTCTTCGCATGGGGTTAGGGCGTCGCCAATGATCCTAGGGTAAAGGGTTGCGATTGTGCCGTGAAGCGGGCCTCTTTGGGGTCGGGAGGCCGCGAGAAGATTTCAACCAGCACGCCCAGGTCGACTGTACCCTGCGGGCGCAGCGGGTTGGCGATCTTCGCTCCAGTGCTGCGGATTTCCAGCTGCAAGGTGAGCGGCTTCTGTTTGTCGGCCTCATTCAGCCGCAGCTTCATGCGGCCCAGACACCAGTTGGCAACGGCATCGGACTTCAGACGGGTCGTGGAATAGACGGGCGTGCGTGGCGAAGCCTGAGAGAGTTGCACCGCCGAATAGGTCTCCTCCCAGAGGTCGTAGCTGAGTACAAAGCGTTCGAGCGAGCGGGCCAGGGTCTTCTGGCCGTCAAGAAGTTGCAGTTGAAAATCAAAGGCGACGCTCTGTCCGTTTTTCAGGCGATCGAGCGCTTTGCCTTCGAGAAAGCGGACATTGAGGGCCGTTGCAACCAGTTGTCCATCGTTCCATTTGGGCGCGAGGGACTGGGCCGCCAGCGGAAAGAGCAGCGAGAGGTACAGCGCGATGCTACGCGCTGGGATCAAAAATTCATCCCCACCAAAAAGATGGGTTCCATTGAGCCATTCCGGATTGGGAAAGCAACCATAGCCGTGATTCCACTGACGACAACTCCAACACCGAGAGAATGCCGCAACACTTTTGGACGGCCCGCATTCCAAAGCGTTCCAGTGTCGTAGACAGCGCGGACAAAATGATAGCGGCCGTCCGCCGAAAAGTGGATGACCCGATCGGCCCCGGCGGGAGCCAGGTCAAAGCGATTCCAACCGCGCAGGGTGTGTGTATTGCCCAGCACGAAGCGGTCTAAAACGGGGGCGCTACCGTCGATGGCACCCACCAAACTACTGAAACTAAGGCTCGAAGTAGACTTCTCGGAGTTGCCTGAGGCGAGGGTAAAGCGAGCCTCGCCCATGTGACGCCGATAGTCGAAATCGGACCGAAGAAAACTGGCGGCCGCGCGCAGGCTGTAACCTGCCTCCAGCGTTTGTGTGCCAGTAAGGCCAAGCTGCCACTGCCGTGAGTAGCGCAGAGTCGTGATTACGGCATTGACAGCTTGGTCTCTCGCGACCGGAAACTGCATTTCTAAATTGTTGAAGCTAAACCCGGCGCGCAGCTCAAGACCGCGCGCAATGTCATAAATGAGAGTGGGTTCAATGTTAGTTCTAGTGCGGTAGAGAGCATCAGAAACCATGAGCGTCTTGCGATTCCACTGCGTCCGGTAGGATTCGCCGAGCAGTGCGACTTTGAAGCGGCTATGGGCGATGGGCGCAACCACGGCGCCGTGATAACCGGAGTAGCGCTCCACCCGTTCGTTGTTGTCGGTGATGAGCCCGAAGTTGAAACTGGCCCGCTCGAAATTCAGGTCAGCACCGGCGCCGAAGGTGAACTGTTGCTGTGAATGATAGGAGAAGCGCGGACTACTGAAATCGATGATCTTGCGCGTCGATTCGAGCTCGAAGCGAACCCGGATGTGATCCTGCATCCCGCCTTTGGCCACGACTCTCGTCACCCGGTAGCTGGGATACTCGAGGCGCACGCGGCGCTCTACGGCATCGAGAGTTTCTGTCCGGTAAGGACGGCCGACCAGGCGGTCGAGCTCTCGCTGCAGCGCTTCGCTCGGAGGATGAGTGCCGTTGTCGATCGTAATTAACTCGATGCGGTAGCGCGAGTTCACATTCGTATCTTGAAAAGCCACGGCCCTCCCGAAGGGGACCAGGAGAACCGTGGAAGCCACGAGGGTGGCGAAGAGGCACTTCATCTGTTTCCTTCTTATGCAGCTTGTCGACCAATCTTGATCGTGTTGATTCTAAAAGGAGTTACAAGAATGTGTGTGTGCTGTGCACACTCATGTGTCACCAGATTGCGACACTGTTGCGAGCTTCACATCTTCTTACAATTCCATCGTTCGGAGGGCGAAGAACTGCGATTCAATGGAAGTGATGAGATACCTGATTGCAGCAACAGTCCTTTGCGCAGGCGCAGTGGTGGCAGCGGATTTCTGGAAGTCGAAGCAGCCAGCCGAATGGACCGAGCCTGAGGCCACTAAGATCCTCGAGGAATCTCCGTGGGTGAAATCGACGACACCCTTCATGGACCCGAAGGTGGCGCGGAGTTCGCGCTCGGCGGGAATGGGATCTCGTGGGGGTTCTGGCAACATGAGCGGTGTGGGTCCGATGGGTACAAATGCAGGAGGCGCCGGGGGCACGCCGCTCCGCCTGCCTCCAGTGCGAGTGAGCTTTGAGACCTCGGCGGCTGTGAGCGACGCGAAGCTCCGCTTGAAACTGCAGGATCTCTATCAGGAGCAGCGCGCGGAGAATGTAGTGGTCTCGGTGCTGGGCATGCCAATGGCGGGCGACGTCGGCCGGGGACAGAAGATGCCCGATGCCGAACGCCGCAAAGAGATGCAAGAGGATCTCCAGGAGCGTTTGACGCAGATGACCACACTGAAGTTGAGCAACGATCGGGTGTTTCAGCCTGCGGAAGTGCGGCTACAGAAGACGGTGAATGGACAGGTGGTGCTGTTCGTGTTCCGCCGCGAGGAGCTGAATCTGCACCCGGACGATAAGCAGATTGTCTTTAAGACACTGATGGGGCCGCTTGAGGTGGACGTGAAATTCAACCTCAAGGAAATGGTCTACCAAGGGAAGCTGTCGCTCTAAAGCAAAAGTCCCACCGGAGGAGGGGGCCGGTGAGGCTTTTGCATTTCAGGGTTGGTGGTTAATGCAGAATGATTCTACAACTCTGTTCAGGAAAGCACCAGCCCCTTCAAGGAGATTTGCGGTAACGGCGCTCGAGCGTTGCAGCGGTACAACATCTGATCCCCACGCTTGCGGTAGCTGCTGCTCGATCGCGTGAAGGGCTTCCGCCAGATTAGCGGAAAACGCAATTCCGCATTCTATGTGCGCTGCTCAGACGATGAGCTCGCCGACTTAGAGCGGCTTGAACCAGATCGTACTTGCGCTGATCCTTCCGTCCACGGCGATCTCAAGAGTCGCAGGACCGTGCAGATTGAACCCGGAGTTCAGCCGCACCTTGATCTGCATCAGGCCGGGGAGTTGCCCCTCCACCGTACCGGCAAAGCTCACGGCCTGCTCGCCAGCACCACTGATCGATGCGACCACCTTCAGCTTCGCTCGAGCTGCGTCGACTTTGGCCGTGACACGCGCCGGGTCCAGCGAATGATCCAAGTCCCCCCCGCCGAGCAAATAGACGTCGATGACCTCTCCAGGTGCAACAGGGTTAGCCTCTGTCACCAGACCGCGGCTATTGAAGGCTCCGAGTCGATAGCCACTGGGCGTCGCCGTCACAAGTTGCGAAGGGGAAGAGGCCACCACCTTCATTCGCGTGATTTCCGAGACCTTTCCGTTGCGCGAAACGGCGAGGCGAATCTCCGGCTTGCCGGCAATCGTGAAAGGCAGGGCGATGGATACTGCGGTTGGCGCAATCGCGATGATCCCGACAGGGGCTCCGTCGACAAGAATCTCAGTTCCTCCCACCTCCATCGGCAAACGACCGAGAGTCTCAGGTGGAAAGGTCGCTTGCCCTACGCTGAGGCCAGAACCAAACACGGTCACTAACTCGCCCGGTGCTACATTCTGCGTGTTGTATCCATAGGTTTGAGCTGGATAGCTCGCCTGATGGAGCGTGACCGCGTAACTCTCGAGGAAGGCGTCGAGGCAAGGACTCGCTTCGGTTGCGCCAGATTGTTCTCGTAGTGACACGGTATCCAGTTGGCCATTCTCGAAGAAGCTTGCAGCGCTGTTGGCGAAACCGGCAAAGCTAGCCGTCACCGAGTTCTTACGCAGATAGCTGACCAGCGCGGGAGAACCGGACGCGTAATCGAGCGAGGCGTAGAAGCTCTCCACCGCAATGGAGCGGCAGGGGTTCTTGGCGTCTGCGGTGGTGGCAAGCCCGGTGTCAGAAGCGCCGAGGATGTCGATGATTCCAGTTGGACTGGCGCGCAGCGCAGAGATGGAGCTTCCGAGATATTGCTCGCCTTCGACCGCGTTCAGACTGGCGTTCAAGCGCTGGTAGAATCCGGTTCCGGTACGCACATAGGCATCGTAGCCGTGGAGATACGCCGTGCCGCCTAGGATGAGGCCGTCGCCCGGGAGCGCCGCAATGGCAGAGACCGCACGAAGGGCTGGCGCAGAGAAGCGGGAGGAAAGTGTAAAGCGGGCGCGTTGTTCCCCGCTGCTCGCCCTGAGCCGGACGACATAACTTTCGAAACTCGGATCGGAACCCGAGCTGACGACCGCCAAGGCGTCGCCGCTTGTCGCCATCGCTAATGCCGGCAGTTCGGCCGGCGTCTCAGAGAGTTCGACCGTCCAAGTTGCGCTCTCTTCGTTCCCTGCAAAGGACATCACGGCAGGACGGTTACTCGAACGCCCTCCAACATAGACGCGTCCGCTACCAACGGCAAGTGCGGAAGGCCGGAAATTTTCACCTAACTTTCGCAAGCTCCTGAGTGTAGATAGGGTTGGATCCATCGTGAGCAGATAGCCGCCAGCGATGTCGGGCGAATCGGAGTAACCTGCTACAAATACATTCCCCGTGGCATCTACCGTAACTGCCTCAACCGACTCACTGCCCACACCTCCGAAATAAGTGGCTGCAATTGGCGTTGAGGCATTGGGCGCGTAACGCGCAATGTAGAGGTCCGGACATGGAATCGTTCTCGCTCCCTGACCACTGCCAACACTCAGCACAATACACTCACCTGGCGTTCGGGTACGCTGCAAAGCTTGCTCGCTGACCTCGAGTCCGTCTTGTGTGGTGGATTGAACGACAACGCGATCGCCATTCGGCGCATCGGTCACACGTATGCCCATGATCTGCGCAGAGAGCGGCGTGCAGAGTAAGGCAAGAATATATTTGAACATCACTATCTCCTCGGGTCAAAACGCGGAGAAAAGCGAACTTCAGCCTTCCTGCTTGCAATATCAGATTGCTCGCCTCTCCTGTATGTAGAATTACATCTGTTCCAATCACTTTCTGTAATTCAACTTTCCCTGCCCTTGCGATCGTGAGCAAAGCGCGAGAGGAAATGCGGATGGCCCGCTAGCATCTCTGCCAGCGGGCCATCCATTGGGTTCGTTTGTGAACTTTGACTACTCGACGTCGCCCATGCCGAGGTCGCCGTCGTCGTCCAGACCACCAGCGAACAGGCTCTTGGCGTCGTCGTCATAGGCTGACAACGAATCCATGATGTTCTCCGGTTCCTGCTCGACGGTGTCGACGATGTCTTCACCAGCGATCTTCGCCTTGCGGTAGTGCTCCATACCCGTACCAGCCGGGATGAGACGACCCATGATGACGTTCTCCTTGAGACCGCGCAGGTAATCGACCTTGCCGTTGATGGCGGCTTCGGTGAGTACGCGAGTGGTTTCCTGGAAGGACGCAGCCGAGATAAAGCTGTCGGTCGAGAGGCTCGCCTTGGTGATGCCCAACAGGATCGGGTTGCCCCGGGCCGGCCGGCCACCGCTCTCAATGGCGCGCGTGTTCTCTTCCTTGAACTTGAAGCGATCGACCGTTTCCTCAGGAAGGAATTCGGTGTCGCCGATCTCGTCGATCTTCACCCAGCGCAGCATCTGACGAACGATCACTTCCAAGTGCTTGTCATTGATGTTCACACCCTGAAGCCGGTAGACTTCCTGGATCTCATTGACCATGTACTTTTGCAGTTCCGTTTCGCCGAGCACCGCGAGGATGTCGTGCGGGTTGCGAGGTCCGTCCATCAAGGGGTCGCCCGCCTTGATGCGTTCGCCCTCTTGGAAGTTGATGTGGACACCGCGGGGGATCGAGTAATCCTTCACGGTACCGTCGTCGCCAGTGATCGAGATCTTCCGATAACCCTTCACCAATTCACCGAAGTGAATGGCGCCGTTGA
This window encodes:
- a CDS encoding aspartyl protease family protein; the protein is MLLLALLLTIEFPFRFASPEIPLVLIEVGVNEGRPMIAVLDTGQGVSPLLLSDVQAKQLGIAYREEDRVANTFGIGPNSGPRIYKARIQSMRLGGQTLPAMDIGVTDALRPIAEAIEQPLSANLGYLFLKDYTLVLNYRSKVVLLSSNALTKGTSFTLGSRKPLAIIEGRINGQGPYRFAVDTGASNSVLSQTLAQRLMLPHGIPVPVMGASGSSAGYMTKVQNFDIAGRRFADFTFATGDFFDAMSAAAGATVDGVLGANAFQDAVLTIDYPNRRLSITQP
- a CDS encoding sigma-54-dependent transcriptional regulator; the protein is MAKRILIVDDEENIGRSLRLILEREGYSVLTANSTAAFQQSPRADLYMLDVRLPDGSGIDILRQVIGQQPEAPVLMISGHATIADAVDAVRAGAFDFLEKPLSRERVLLAIRHAFERTELKKENIQLREQLGTGPRMIGNSPAFQRVVEQATLAARADARVLLIGESGTGKELLAAHIHQSSPFASGPFVKVNCAAIPNELIESELFGHEKGAFTGATAMRRGKFELADGGTLFLDEVGDLASASQAKLLRVLQEGEFHRVGGEQSIKVQVRVVSATNKDLQALAQKQQFREDLYYRLAVVPIRMPSLRERVNDIPAMVEYFLDEFCRRNAFKPKTISPAALEALANYHWPGNARELRNIVERMAILTPGDAIDEESVPVEIEIAGISRNSLHEAREGAEREALLKALDDSGWNVSQAARALGLERTNLHKRMKALQLARRK
- a CDS encoding sensor histidine kinase, yielding MRRLRDKLLLLFLLATLAPMGATLYVSLRLLNQSLDLAPITELEESTTQLEASGKLLYQTARELLREKAKHHEIEAQPMPSIRLEEGEAERVFLDGADIVLLRPEGAYRLRLGSVRLSQLQLDLARSRELIASHQDRNWKRGFFLTLASVAGGIWVVALLAMLYFTARVTQPIQNLTRALREFAAGKRNTLAVSGRDEVAEAITSFNDMSEQIERSREKLLYFTRLESWQMLARKMAHEVKNSLTPIRLTVEEMVARSHPDERPFLEQASQIVTDEVQTLERRVRAFGDFSSEPPLMLVSLDVDALVEERVAFLKTAHPEVIYRTQFEGGEAVADPDLLKGILTNLLENAADAVGRGGVIRVSTETLAGGVAITIEDSGPGLSLLARESLFQPTISFKRTGMGLGLSIAKRSAVLMGGDLEFVKSSLGGAAFRLQIWQNESLSSMTKKILAAPFA
- the ggt gene encoding gamma-glutamyltransferase, encoding MRPLALALAFSILSAQETPLPATPVSARDQARSMIVSKYGIVAAPQYLASQAGAKILEAGGNAVDAAIAANAMTGLTQPYVNGIGGDLFAIYYEAKSGKLYGLNSSGWTPKALTTEYLKSKGIDKIDPIGVHAITVPGAVAGWDALRKRFGTMPFSRLLAPAIYYAENGFSMPEWGAKSWISDKLLKQPGYTATYQPGGVTPELGDTFKNPSLGESFRQIAAKGRDAYYKGSMTENMVKFLQAQGGTHTKEDFAEYEPEWVDPISTTYRGWKIYELPPNGQGVAALSMLNIMESFPIGDYGPNSTAALHVMIEAKKLAYADMAHYVGDPRFTAVPVAAMLSKELAAKRAQQIQMDKASCKVLPSEISQSLNAKGRETIYLSVVDKDGNIVSLIQSNYAGYGTGMVAPGAGFSFHNRGAGFELSPDKPNTLMGRKRPLHTIIPAFMQKDDITIGFGIMGGWNQSQAHAQFVANIVDFKMNVQMALESARFTKLTFEGCDVQMETRIPESVRLDLQKRGHLITPLPGFSSTVGNGEAVLHDKKRGVNFAGADPRTDSAAVAQLPAIP